From a single Amyelois transitella isolate CPQ chromosome 18, ilAmyTran1.1, whole genome shotgun sequence genomic region:
- the LOC106129503 gene encoding protein Fer3-like: MSYGSETPHVWSSSAGSEVSPYGPLWDAPPAPVPYPDILAFPPADLVWSAAGCGGRGSARSTPCGKKPRRRVASVAQRRAANIRERRRMFNLNEAFDKLRRKVPTFAYEKRLSRIETLRLAITYISFMCELLHGSPQPHHSHHTLPPRHVFDAEVPWCA; this comes from the exons ATGTCATACGGCAGTGAGACGCCGCACGTCTGGAGCAGTTCTGCA GGCAGTGAGGTGTCCCCATACGGGCCGCTGTGGGACGCCCCGCCCGCGCCGGTGCCCTACCCAGACATCCTGGCGTTCCCGCCTGCCGACCTGG TTTGGTCGGCGGCGGGATGCGGTGGCCGTGGGTCAGCGCGTTCGACTCCCTGCGGCAAGAAGCCGCGGCGTCGCGTCGCGTCGGTCGCGCAACGTCGCGCCGCGAACATTCGAGAGCGACGTCGAATGTTCAACCTGAACGAGGCGTTTGATAAACTAAGACGAAAG GTCCCGACCTTCGCATACGAGAAGCGCCTCTCCAGGATCGAGACTCTCCGCCTGGCGATCACCTACATCAGCTTCATGTGCGAACTCCTCCATGGCTCACCACAACCCCACCATTCTCATCACACCTTGCCGCCAAGACACGTGTTCGATGCTGAAGTACCTTGGTGTGCATAG